Part of the Vibrio sp. SS-MA-C1-2 genome, TATGACACTCCCCACAGTGACCAAATGAATTTAAGATATAATTACCTCGATTCCAGTCTGCACTTTTACTGCTATCTTCAGGGATTGGGCTCTGATCATTAAAGAATAGATTCCACCCTTTTAGGCCAAAACGAATATTTGCGGGAAATGATACATCATTCTCTTTATTCTTCTGGCTAGATGGAGTAACCGACATCATATAAGCATAAAGTGCTTTCGTGTCTTCCTCAGTAATCTTGTTATAAGAGGTATAAGGCATCGCAGGATAAAGATTTCCTTTAGGTGCCACACCGCTGTGCATTGCATCATAAAAATCTTGATAGCTGTAATTCCCAATACCATTCTCTTTATCCGGTGTAATGTTAGTGGAATACATTAGACCAAATGGAGAATCAAACCCTAAACCACCGGCAAAAGGGTCACCATCACGGGTAGTATGACAGCCATAACAATCAGAAAGGGTCGCGAGATACTTTCCTTTTGCAATTAACTCTGCATGACTTGTTGAGCTGTTACTCGCATTTGGAGCACTCATCACCTGAGCACTAAAAAAGAGTGGAGAACTCAGCACACCAGCCATTAATATCAGTGATTTTCTACTCATACCGTGGTTCCTTCTGTTGCTAAGATCACCTCTTTCATCGCTTCATAGTACTTCACATAACCCGTACAACGACAAACATGATCACCCAGAGCCTCTTCAATCACACCTTGTACATCATCAGCCTTAATTGGGTTTCTTTTTAGCTCTTCAACTAACGCAACTCCCGCATTGACAAAACCTGAAGTACACCAACCACACTGGAATGAGAAATGCTTCATGAAGGCTTCTTGAACAGGGTGAACTTCTGTCACTTCACCGTTAGTATTCACTTCGGCATGACCTTCAATGGTTCTTAACTTTTTGCCATTAAATGCCACGGCATTGGTGATACAGGTACGCACAATTTCACTGGTGCCGTCTGCTTTATCTTCAATCACAGAGCAGGCATAACAGACACCTTGCCCGCAGCCAAATTTTGTTCCCGTTAAATTAAGATATTCATGGAGAAAATCCACCATCATAATTTGTGGATCAACATCAATTGGGCCATATAATTTATCATTAATTGTTAAAGAAATAGTCGCCATGATTATGCTCCCTCCATAATATCTTTCGGTGTAATTGGTAAGTGATAGAAACGCTTATTGGTTGCTTGGTAAATGGCCTCAACGAGTGCAGCGACAATCGGGATCATCACAACTTCTGCAACCCCTTTAGCTGGATCTGAAGCTGAAAGTGGTGGCATAATCGTGTGATTCATATTCCAAACACCATTATGTTTAGCCAAAGGCACTTGGTAACGATTTAAGTTCCAAGTCCCATTACCTGCGCCAGTCTCATCGGCAGGAAGGTATTCATATAAGGTATGACCT contains:
- a CDS encoding (2Fe-2S)-binding protein, with translation MATISLTINDKLYGPIDVDPQIMMVDFLHEYLNLTGTKFGCGQGVCYACSVIEDKADGTSEIVRTCITNAVAFNGKKLRTIEGHAEVNTNGEVTEVHPVQEAFMKHFSFQCGWCTSGFVNAGVALVEELKRNPIKADDVQGVIEEALGDHVCRCTGYVKYYEAMKEVILATEGTTV